In Gimesia panareensis, the genomic window ACTGGCAGACAGTTGCCAGTATGGGGATCTGCTGCAGTTCCAGGAGAAACTGCGAGCGGAAGGTCGCGATTTTGAAACGGTGGCCTACATCAATACCAGTGCGAAGGTGAAAAGCCTGTGTGACTGGATTGTGACCAGCGGCAATGCCCGGGAAATCATCGACCGTGTGCCTGCTGATAAGGAAATTCTGTTCGTTCCGGATCAGCATCTGGGACGTTACCTGCAGGAAGTCACCGGACGTTCGATGATTCTCTGGCCCGGGTCCTGTATGGTCCACGAGATCTTCAGTGTGCAGGATCTGCTCCGTGCGAAAAAGAACAATCCTGGCTCGCTCGTCCTGGCTCACCCCGAGTGTCCGCATTCGATTCTCGAAGTGTCTGACTTCATTGGCGGGACAGAAAAATTGCGCCAGTATGTGATGTCGATAAAAGAACCGGGGACATTTCTGATCGCGACGGAAGCGAACATGATTCACCCCCTGGAGAAATCGGCTCCCCAGCACACATATCTTCCCGTGCCGGGCATCATGGCCTCTTCCGGGGAAACCTGCGCCTGCAACCGCTGCCCGCACATGGCACTGAATACACTGCAGAAAGTCCGCGACTGTCTGAAATATGGCAAGCCGGAAATTGAATGGCAGCCTTATTTCGACAAAGCCAAAGCAGTGCTCCAGCGCAGTTTGCTGCAGTAGATTAAACAGACCGCACCTGCACCTCTAACTGCTTATATTCCGGGCACATCCTCCGCCTGACTGCTCATATAATAGAACACTCATAAGTTCATTTGAGTTTTTTTTGAGCCGTTGAAACTCCGTTTGAGCCTCTCATACAAGCGGTATTTAAGGTCATATCAATCGTGCCGATTTTATTAAGTTAATTGACTTATTATTTAGGCACGCGCTTTGCCAAGTCTTCATACAGAATTAAAAACCGGCACGCCCCACGCCTCTGTCGGTCGATCTTTCTGCTGTCTCTGTTGCGCTAACGGAGCTGCGGTCGCCCCACAAAATATCTGATTGAATATGACCCGACGCTAAACGATTCAACAACTGATATCTCATTATTTCATGCAAGCCATTCGTAACGCGCTCCTTCTGATGGTTGCAGAAGAGACTGTCTGATCCCGACAGACACAGTCTAACCCCTCTCTTTTCTCACGCAGAGTCTCTCTGCGCTGACTGTCGACCCGCCACGACGCCGTTCAGGGGAACTGGAAGCAGTCTCGAGTTCATCTCGAAACCTCAAGAAAGCACTCACGGAAATGGAAATTCAAAACAAAGCAACCCGGATCAATCTTTTTAATTTTTCAACACCACAAATGCGGGCATTTCACATGTCCTGGTTTGCTTTTTTCTTATGCTTCTTTGCCTGGTTCGGCATCGCGCCGCTGATGTCCATTGTTCGTGAAGAAATGCATCTGACCAAAGAACAGGTTGGCTGGTGCATTATCGGCTCGGTTGCGATTACCGTGATCGCACGACTGTTTATCGGCTGGCTCTGCGACCAGATCGGCCCCCGACTGGCCTATACCTGGCTGCTCGTCCTGGGAGCGATTCCCGTGATGGGCATCGGCTTCGCTCATGATTATACCACCTTCCTGATCTTTCGCATCGCGATTGGTGCCATCGGGGCCTCCTTTGTCATTACCCAGTATCACACATCGTTGATGTTCGCCCCGAACTGTGTGGGAACGGCGAATGCCACCACCGCCGGCTGGGGGAACCTGGGGGGTGGTGTGACACAGATGGTCATGCCGCTGATCTTCGGCATGTTTGTCGGCATCCTTGGTTTCAGTGACACCATGGGCTGGCGGGCATCGATGTTCCTCGCCGGTCTGGTCTGTGCCCTGACCGGGATCGCCTATTATTTTCTGACCCAGGATGCTCCCGACGGCAACTTTAAAGAACTCAGAGAAGCCGGCAAGCTGACTCAGAAAGAACAGCAGAAGGGGATGTTCCTGAAAGTCTGCAAAGACTACCGCGTCTGGGCTCTGTTTGTGATCTATGGTGCCTGTTTTGGCATCGAACTGACCATTAACAATGTTGCTGCGCTCTACTTCCTGGATTACTTCGATTATTTCAAAAACATGGACGCGACCAAAGCCGTCAAAACGGCCGGTCTGATGGCAGGGATATTCGGTCTGATGAATATCTTCGCCCGTACGCTGGGGGGCATCTTCGGCGACCGCTTTGGCCAAAAGTGGGGATTGAGCGGCCGCGTCAAATGGCTGTTCATCGCGATTTTCTGTGAGGGCATCGCACTGATGGTCTTCTCACAGATGAGTGTCCTTGCCCTGGCGCTGCCTTCGCTGATCGTCTTCAGTCTGTTCGTGCAGATGTCTGAAGGTGCTACTTACTCCGTCGTACCTTTCATCAACAAGAAAGCACTGGGGGCCGTATCGGGCATCGTGGGAGCCGGTGGTAACGCAGGTGCCGTGACCGCAGGCTTCCTGTTTAAAACCCAGGCGATCAACTGGCCCACCGCCTTATTCATTCTTGGTGCGATTGTGACCTGCTGTGCCTTCCTGACCTTCCTCGTGCGGTTCAGCGAAGAAATGGAAGAGGAAGCCCGCCTGGCTCATGAAACTGCCATCACAGTCAAATCAGGGGAAAAAGAACTGGCTGCCTCGATGGGGCAATAAGCAGATGGCCTCGAGACCGCTCTCAGATACAAAACTTCAAGTGCTCAATTCATAAGGTAGATAACAGTGATTCATCAGAACTTCGACACCAGGCAAAATGTCGTCGTCATTGGCAACGGGATGGTCGGCTTGCGTTTTTGCGAGCAACTCGTTGATAAGGACCAGCAACAGGAATATCAAATCACCACGTTTTGCGAGGAACCCCGGGCCGCTTATGACCGGGTCGGCCTGACTCAGTTTTTTGCACACAATGATGCTGAAAAACTGATGCTGGCCCGTAAAGAATGGTATGCGGATAACCAGATCGACCTGCACCTCTCGGACCGGGCGGTCAGCATCGATCGGGAAAACAAGATCGTCCGTTCCCAGAAAGGGGTCGAGATCCCCTATGACAAAGTGGTGATCGCCACCGGTTCCTACCCCTTCGTTCCGGATGTGCCGGGTATCAAAAATCGCGGCGTGTTCGTGTACCGAACCATCAACGACCTGGAACAGATCATCGCTTACGCGAAGCAGTCCAAAACCGCTGCCGTAATCGGCGGGGGGCTGCTCGGTCTCGAAGCTGCCAAAGCGGCCCTGGATCTCGGACTGCAGACACACGTCCTGGAATTCGCCCCGCGACTCATGCCGCGACAGATTGATGACGCGGGTTCGAAAATTCTGGTGCAGAAGATCGAAGAACTGGGCGTGCAGGTCCATCTGAATAAAGCTACTCAGAAAGTACTGGGAGAGTCCAGTGTTGAAGGCATCCTGTTCCAGGATGGCTCTGATCTTGAACTGGACATGATCATTGTCTCAGCCGGGATTCGTCCCCGGGATGAACTCGCACGTGAATGCGATCTGGAAGTCGGCCCGCGCGGCGGGATCCTGGTCAACGATCACCTGCAGACCTCTGACCCGGATATCTATGCCGTCGGGGAAGTCGCCCTGCATTCCGGTATGGTTTATGGTCTGGTTGCCCCCGGTTACCAGATGGCTGAAGTTGCAGCGACGCATCTCTGTCATGGGGAAGCGGAATTCAAGGGCAGTGATCTCTCGACCAAATTGAAACTGATGGGTGTCGATGTGGCCAGTTTCGGCGATTACGAAGCGGGTCCCGATGTCTCCAAAAGTCTGACTTTTGAAGACCCGTTCAAGGGGGTCTACAAAAAGCTGGTATTCAATCCCGACGGAACCCGACTGATCGGCGGTATCCTGATTGGAGATGCCTCCGACTATGGCAGCCTGTCAATGCTGGCCAAGTCAGACGATAAGCTGCCCTGCAGCCCGCACGAACTGGTAATAGGAAGCGGAGGGGGTATTCCGGGCGGGAATGCCGCAGACATGCCGGATGAAGCACAGATCTGCTCGTGCAATAACGTGAGCAAAGGACAGATCTGTTCCGCCATCCAGGAACAGGAACTGACTTCGGTGGATCAGGTCAAAGCCTGCACAAAAGCGGGCGGAGGGTGTGGCGGCTGTATGCCCCTGGTCACCGATCTGTTCAAAGCGGAAATGGCGGCAGCCGGGATCACTGTCAATAATCATCTGTGTGAACACTTCGAGTTTTCTCGTACCGAACTGTTCAATATTATCAAAGTCAAAAAACTGAAAACCTTTACCGAGGTGATCGCCGATTGCGGTTCAGGTGCCGGCTGTGAGGTCTGCAAACCGACGGTGGCTTCAATTCTGGCCAGCCTCTGGAACGAACACATTGTCGATCATGCACCGCTGCAGGATACGAATGACCGTTTCCTCGCGAATATGCAGCGGGGAGGCCTGTATTCAGTAGTGCCCCGCGTTCCCGGCGGTGAGATTACTCCCGAGAAACTGATTGTTCTGGGTGAAGTCGCTCAGGAATTCGGGCTCTATACCAAAATCACGGGGGGACAGCGGGTCGACCTGTTTGGTGCCGAAGTCCACGATCTCCCCAAAATCTGGGAAAAGCTGATCGATGCCGGCTTTGAGAGCGGCCATGCGTACGGCAAAGCCCTGCGGACGGTCAAAAGCTGTGTGGGGACTACCTGGTGCCGCTACGGTGTGGGAGATTCGGTCGGTTTTGCAATTCGCCTCGAAGAACGCTATCGCGGAATTCGCGCACCTCATAAAATCAAAGGTGGCGTTTCGGGCTGCGTCCGCGAATGTGCGGAAGCTCAGAGTAAAGACTTCGGGCTGATTGCGACTGAAAACGGATACAACCTTTGCATTTGTGGAAATGGAGGGGCCAAGCCTCGACACGCCGACCTGTTTGCTTCGGACCTCGACGAAGAAACCTGTATTAAATATCTGGATCGCTTCCTGATGTTTTATATTCAGACTGCAGACAAACTGACCCGGACCGCCACCTGGCTGGAAAAGCTGGAAGGGGGTATCGATTACCTGCGGGAAGTGGTCATCGAAGACAAACTGGGGATCTGCGCAGAGCTCGAAACCATGATGCAGTCACTGGTCGATACCTATCACTGCGAGTGGAAAGAGGTCGTCGACAATCCTGCCAAACGGCGACTGTTCGAACAGTTTGTCAATACCGACGAGCACGAATCGTCGATCGAACTCATTCCCCAGCGCGGCCAGAAACGGCCCATTGACTGGGCGCCCGATTTCATTCCGCTGGAAAGTCTCCAGGATGCCGAACCACCTGCGTCTGAGAAAGACGAATCGCCGCGCGAATGGGTCAAAGTGGGTGTCGTCAGCGATTTCCCTGCCGAATCCGGTTCGACAGTCAAATACGGCAACTCTCAACTGGCTGTCTTCAACTTCCAGAGTCGTGGGGAATGGTTTGCCTGTCAGCAGATGTGCCCGCATAAGCAGGCGATGGTCCTGTCGCGCGGCATTCTGGGAGACGCACAGGGCATTCCCAAAGTTGCCTGCCCGCTCCACAAGAAGACGTTTTCCCTGGAAAACGGTTCCTGCCTGAGCGGGGAAGAAGAATATGCAGTCAATGTATTCAATGTTAAAGTCGACGAACAGGAAAATGTCTATCTCGAGCTGCCTGAAGTTGAGGTACTCGATGAATTAATCAATCAAACAGTATGTGCTGGCGCTCACTAAGCACAGGTTTAAGAAATGATCCTATCGAAACCGGAAGACGAACGAAAACAAAACGAAAAACTGGTAACCCTTTCTGTTTGTGATGTGATTCAGGAGGCCGACGATGTCTGCACGTTTCGTCTGGACAACCAGGCAGGCCTGTTATCTCCGCATCAGCCAGGCATGTTTATTAAAGTCTGTCTGGATATCCGGGGGAATGAAGTCTGGCGGAGCTTTTCCATCAGTTCCTCTCCTTTCCAACCGGAACAGATTGACCTGACGATTAAACGTAACCGGGAAGGGCAGGCCAGTAATTATTTTTTTGAACAGGTCCAGCGTGGCAGTCAGATTCGACTCAAAGGACCTTTGGGCCAGTTTTACTATGATCCGGAACTCCACACCGAGCCGTTAGTCCTGCTCTGTGCCGGGATCGGAATCACTCCCATGATGAGTATCGTCCGCTATCTGAAAGATTTAGATCAGAATCGAGCCTGCTTTCTGTTCTACGGCGCACGTACGCACCAGGATATCATCTTCGATCAGGAAACCAGACAACTGATGACCCAGTTGCCGGGGTTTCACTATTTCCTGACACTTTCACAGCCGGTACCACACTGGCTGGGCTACTGCGGGCATCTCAATTTTGATTTTATCATTTCCCGCATCCCACAAGTTACCAGCTGTCGTTTCTTTTTGTGTGGTCCCCGTGAGTTCAATCAGGAATTCAGTGATCGACTGCAGGAAACGGGTGCCCCTTCCGAATTGATTCACAGTGAGCAATTCCATAAAAAACGTAAAATCAGTTAGAGACACATGAGCTTCAACTACGACGAACATAATTCCAGTGCCGACTCGCCTCTGGATGAACATACATCGGGATCACAGGGAACGGCCACCTGCCATCAGGAATTCGATCTGATTAATCTGCTGCTGGAAGAGCAGCAGACGCTGACAGCCGTCGACGAATTTGCCCGGCAATACGAATCGCAGGCGCTACCGGCCCAGTCACGCTATTATGCTGACCTGATCCCCTCCAAGTCGCCCCAGTCGGGAGAGCAATACGCCTTCCAGGTTGACCTGGACCGCTGCTCGGGCTGTAAAGCCTGTGTCACTGCCTGCCACTCACTGAACGGGCTGGATGAAAACGAAACCTGGCGCGATGTCGGTCTGCTGATCGGGGGGACGAGCCAGGAGCCGATTTATCAGCATGTGACGACTGCCTGTCATCATTGCCTGGACCCAGGCTGTATGCAGGCCTGTCCCGTGAATGCGTATGAAAAAGATCCCATTACCGGTATCGTCAAGCATTTGGACGACCAGTGCTTTGGCTGCCAGTACTGCACGCTGGCCTGTCCCTACGACGTTCCCAAGTATCACAGTAAAAAGGGCATTGTCCGCAAATGCGACATGTGCAGTCAGCGGTTGACTGACGGGGAGGCGCCCGCCTGTGTGCAGGCCTGTCCGCATCAGGCAATTTCGATCGATATTGTCAACAAGGAGCAGGTGCTCGCCGACTCGGAGGTCAACGCGTTTCTGCCCGCCGCTCCCGATCCGCAGCATACCTACCCGACGACGACTTATAAGTCACGTAAGCCGTTCCCACGCAATACGATTCCGGCAGACTACTATTCAGCCAGCCCGCAACATGCCCACCTTCCACTGGTGATCATGCTGGTCTTGACCCAACTTTCGGTCGGTGCGTTTCTCACCGGTTCCATCCTCGAGTATTTTCTCAGCACGGAAACAACTTCGGTGATGACGCGCCTGTCAGCGACAACCGCGATGGTCTTTGGTCTGCTTGCCCTGGGGGCGAGCACGCTGCACCTGGGACGTCCCCTGTATGCCTTCCGGGGTATTCTGGGCCTCAGACATTCCTGGCTGAGTCGGGAAATCCTGGCATTTGGCGTCTTTGCCGGTGCCGCTCAGACCTATGCTGCGCTGACCTGGTTTGCCGGATCTATGCTCCCGAACTGGCAGCAGTGGCAACCACTGGCCGGCTGGATGGTCAGCCTGCTGGGAGTGGTGGGGATTTTCTGCTCGATCATGATTTATGTTTTCACCAAACGCGAATTCTGGAGCTTTGAAACAACGACAACCAAGTTTGCGTTGACTGCCGCTCTGTTGGGGATTGCCTCGACCTGGGTAGTGATCTTTCTGTTGAACCTGACGGTCGATTCTGCCGCCACAAATCTGCTGCTGGCACAGGCGGGGCCCTTATTGTCCAAGGCTCTGATTGTGACTTCTGTCATCAAGCTGAGTTTTGAGGCATCCATTTTCCGTTATCTGCTCCGGCGTCAAAACTCTCCTTTGAAGCGTTCGGCTTTACTGATGAGCGGTGAACTCTCAAATGTCACGCTCGCCCGTTTTGCCTGCGGCATCCTGGGAGGGATTCTGATGCCTCTGTTTTTACTGAACCACCAGACGCAACCGGTTCAGAACCTGATTCTGTTTTTCATCGTTGGTATTTTATTCATAGCCTGTTTAGCTGGTGAACTCCTGGAACGTTATCTGTTCTTCTCTGCGGTTGCCGCTCCCCGCATGCCTGGCGTTATCCACTAAAGTACTCGGACGGGACTCGGTTTCGATGTCTATTATCGATCAATCAAAATTAAGCTCTCTGATTCATCAGAAAGAGGGACACCTCACCAGAGAATTACTGCTCTCACCCGGCGGATTCGGTCTGGGAAAGGTGCCTGAGAAAAATCTGCCGGATGCGACGACCCAGATGGTTTGCGGCTTCTGTGGCACCGGTTGTAACCTGAATATCCATCTCAAAAACGGAGAAGGGGTCTGCATCAGCCCGACGACGGAATATCCCGTCAACCTGGGCATGGCCTGTCCCAAAGGCTGGGAAGCGCTGTCGGTGCTCGATTCGCCGGACCGCGCGATCAGCCCGCTGGTTAAAAAATCTCCCAATCACTGGGAACCGGTCGACTGGGATTCCGCACTGAGCCTGTTCACCAGCAAATTTAAAGCGATCCAGGAAAAACATGGCGACGATTCGGTCGCCTTTTTGAGTACCGGTCAGATGGTGACCGAGGAAATGGCCTTCCTGGGCGCGCTGGCCAAATTCGGCATGGGTATGAAACACGGCGACGGAAATACCCGGCAGTGTATGGCTTCAGCAGTCACCGCCTACAAGCAGTCGTTCGGCTTTGATTCGCCCCCCTTTACGTACCAGGACCTTGAAGAATCAGACGTGCTGGTGTTTGTGGGCGCGAATCCCTGTATCGCGCATCCAATCATGTGGGAACGCGTGATGCGGAATCCGCATTCACCGGAAATCATCGTGGTCGATCCCCGGAAGACGGAAACCGCCATGCAGTCCACACTGCATCTGCAGATCGCACCCAAATCGGATCTGCCTCTGTTTTACGGAATTGCTCAGCTGCTGATCGAGAAAGGCTATCTCGATGCGGATTATGTACGTGCCCATACCGAAGGCTTCGACGAGTTCAAAGCGCATGTCCGCGACTATCCACTGGAGCGCATCACCGCAGAGACCGGCTTGAGTCGGGAAAAGATTGAACGGTTCGTTGAACTGATTCACGAAGGGAAACGGGTTTCTTTCTGGTGGACGATGGGCGTGAACCAGAGTTACCAGGGAGTTCGCACCGCGCAGTCCATTATAAACCTGGCCCTGATGACGGGGAATATCGGTCGGCCCGGCACCGGTCCCAATTCCATCACCGGACAGTGCAATGCGATGGGCTCGCGACTCTTCAGTAACACCACCAATCTGCTCGGCGGACATGATTTTCTGAATGACCGCCATCGTGCGAAGGTTGCTGATATTCTTTCGATTCCCATCGACCGGATCCCGTCCGAGAACAGTTTGCCTTACCATAAAATCATGGAAGGGATTCTGGCCGGCAAAATCAAAGGGCTGTGGGTCATCTGCACGAACCCTGCGCATTCCTGGATTAACCAGGGTCAGGCCCGTGATATTCTGGACCGCCTCGATTTCCTGGTGGTTCAGGACATGTACCACACCACCGAGACCGCCCGACATGCGGATCTGATTCTCCCCGCTGCCGGCTGGGGTGAAAAAGAGGGGACCTTCATCAATGCGGAACGCCGCATCGGGCGTGTCAAACGGATCAAACGGGCGCCGGGACAGGCGTTGTCTGATTTCTCGATCTTCAAACTGATCGCCCAGTACTGGGGCTGTGGAGAGATGTTCTCCCAGTGGAGTTCCCCGGCCGAAGTGTTTCAGCTCATGAAAAAACTGAGTGCCGGACAGGCCTGTGATTTCTCGGGCATTGAAGACTATTCCTCGGTCGAAGAGCAGGGGGGCATACAATGGCCGTTTCCTGCGAGTGAAACAGCGCCCCCGGAGCCTCAGCGACGACTGTTTGAAGATGGTCGCTTCTTCCATGAAAACGGACGGGCCCGGTTCATTTTTTCCGAACCCTCCAAAATGCCGGAAGCCCCCAGCGAACAGTATCCCTTCGTATTACTGACAGGCCGCGGCACCGCTTCACAATGGCATACACAGACCCGAACCCGCAATTCGGATGTGTTGAAGAAGCTCTATCCCCAGCGGATTTATGTGGAAATCAATCCGGAAGACGCACGTCATAACTCCGTTCAACCCAACGACTGGATTATCGTGGAGTCACAGCGCGGCCGTCTCAAAGCCCGCGCGTTTATTACACAGTCGGTTCAGCCGGGACAGCTTTTTATTCCCATGCACTATGAGGCGACCAATCAACTGACCGACGCTGTCTTTGATCCGCATTCCAGCCAGCCTTCGTATAAATGCTGTGCTGTTCGGATCAGCGCAGAATAAAGAAGGTCAAAACGAGCCCCTCAACCAGATCTCAGGCCAAAGTTCCCCAACGCGCCCTTGAGCGCAATTCTGCCTTTCGGTGCAGATTTCACAAACTTTATCCAGTCCGCCTGCAAAACCGGAGTTTGTATTAAATTGCGCTAATGTGTCCGGGGGATGACCGATACCCTGAATAAGCACTGGTCGTACTTTACCTCAGACAGTGCGCGCTGCATGCGAGAAGATGACTCCCCCCTCATCCATTGATTTTCATAACCCGGGCTCATGAATTTACTGCAAACTCAATCCATGCATCTGAAAGCGGGCATTTTCTGTTTCCTGCTGCTGTTCGTCTCTCCTGCATTCGGACAGGGTGTGCCGCCAGCCCCCGGCTGTGATCAGGAACCGGGGCAATGCCTGAATACCCCCGCCTGCACTTCCTGTGTCCCGGACATCAACTACTGGGTTGTCAGCAGCCGCTGCTGTCCCCAGAAAAGTAATTGCTGCTGTCCCAGCTGTGAGTTTGACGTCTATCATTCCGCTGAAGCGGGACAGGTGACCGAACAGTCGATGGAGAGCATGCTGCAATCCCTGGATCCAAACGCCCCGATCTGTATCATGGTTCATGGCAGTCTGGTCAAGTGGGAGGATGTGCTGCTCGATTCCTATAATACGTATCTCTGGCTGAAAGCGGCTGCACCGCAGAAGCCGTTAAACGTGATTTTCTTCTCTTGGCCCAGTGACGATACGCCGACTAAAATCATCCCCGTTGATGTCCACATTCTGGGAAAACGGGCTGAATTTAACGGTCACTACCTAGCGCAACTGATCGCCGCTCTTCCGCCGCACCACCAGATCAGTCTACTGGGCCACAGCCACGGTGCCCGGCTGGTGGCTTCAACGATGCACTTGATTGGAGGCGGCAGCATTCAGGGTATCTCGCTCTCGGATTGCGGTATCCACATCTGTTGCCACTGCCGTCATTTTCGGATCGTCTTCGCCGCTGCTGCATTCAATCATAACTGGCTGAACCCGGGAGAACGTTACGGGTGCGGTTTGAACTGTACCGACTGCCTGGTCAACTTAAGAAATCACAAAGACCGGGTCCTGCTGCTTTATCCGGTCCTGGCACCAGCCTCACGGCGGGCACTCGCCCGTACCGGGTTTACCTGGATGGACAGGCGGAAGCTGGGAGAGGATACAAATCGGGTGAATGATATCGATGTCTCGGATTGCGTGGGAGCAGGTCACATGTTCCCCAACTATTACAGTCACCCTGAAATCGCCGAAACCATCGTGCCCGCCATCTATTTCAGCAACTGACCCGCCTGTACAAGTTGTCTTCGCAAGGGACACCAAATGTGTGCCTCCTCCGTCATGTCTCATTCTACGGCCAGCCTGACGTCGCTATAGAATCCGCGGATTTATTTTGCATCTCTCGTGAAACCTGAGTATTCTGGCGAGAGACTGACCACCTGCGACTTTGACTTTCCACCCCTATCCGCCTGCCACTATTAGACTTACTCACTTTCCGTGGTCTCTCTGAATCTTTCAGAATCTTTTGAGAAACTGAAAATAAATCCGCTGACTCGTGCATCGTAGTTACTAAAAGCCGTGGTTTTGTTATGTAAACGGGAGTAGAAATTGGCCACCGGTAACGATGGCAAGCTCGCCCCCGAGATCGTCCATCAGCTGTTTGAGACACACGCAGGCGAATTGCGCGCTTTTTTGACGGGAATGCTCCGCGACCACGATCTGGCAGACGAGGCTTTCCAGCTCACCTTTTCCAAGGCACTCCAGTCCGGAGGTCAGTCCCGGGAAGAGACCCGTAAGGGCTGGCTGTTTCGTGTCGCCTACCATGAAGCGATGGCATTGATTCGTCGCAATAAAATCCACCGGAAATCGTTAAACGATCTCTGCCAGATGACCAGCGGGTCTCTGAACGAGTCACCAGATCAACGGCTTCTGGATCAGGAACATCAGGAACAGATCCGACAGGCCCTCGCAAGTCTGCCGGAAAACCAGCGGGTGGTTGTAATCGCCCGCATTTATGAAAACAGGACCTTCAAAGAGATCTCCGAAGAGCTGGAGATCCCCCTGGGAACCGTCCTGACAAGAATGAGGCTCGCAATAAAAACACTGTCCCGGCAACTCGATCCTCCCTCACATGAGTCCTGAGATCCTGTTGCACGCCACTGTTTAAGATGACCGTCATGAAGAATTCACCTGACAACATAAACAAAGATGATGCCAGCGACCTGGAATGGCTGGCGTTTCAATACGTCTCTAACGAGCTCTCCGAAACGGAAAGCCAGG contains:
- a CDS encoding molybdopterin oxidoreductase family protein — encoded protein: MSIIDQSKLSSLIHQKEGHLTRELLLSPGGFGLGKVPEKNLPDATTQMVCGFCGTGCNLNIHLKNGEGVCISPTTEYPVNLGMACPKGWEALSVLDSPDRAISPLVKKSPNHWEPVDWDSALSLFTSKFKAIQEKHGDDSVAFLSTGQMVTEEMAFLGALAKFGMGMKHGDGNTRQCMASAVTAYKQSFGFDSPPFTYQDLEESDVLVFVGANPCIAHPIMWERVMRNPHSPEIIVVDPRKTETAMQSTLHLQIAPKSDLPLFYGIAQLLIEKGYLDADYVRAHTEGFDEFKAHVRDYPLERITAETGLSREKIERFVELIHEGKRVSFWWTMGVNQSYQGVRTAQSIINLALMTGNIGRPGTGPNSITGQCNAMGSRLFSNTTNLLGGHDFLNDRHRAKVADILSIPIDRIPSENSLPYHKIMEGILAGKIKGLWVICTNPAHSWINQGQARDILDRLDFLVVQDMYHTTETARHADLILPAAGWGEKEGTFINAERRIGRVKRIKRAPGQALSDFSIFKLIAQYWGCGEMFSQWSSPAEVFQLMKKLSAGQACDFSGIEDYSSVEEQGGIQWPFPASETAPPEPQRRLFEDGRFFHENGRARFIFSEPSKMPEAPSEQYPFVLLTGRGTASQWHTQTRTRNSDVLKKLYPQRIYVEINPEDARHNSVQPNDWIIVESQRGRLKARAFITQSVQPGQLFIPMHYEATNQLTDAVFDPHSSQPSYKCCAVRISAE
- a CDS encoding alpha/beta hydrolase, whose translation is MNLLQTQSMHLKAGIFCFLLLFVSPAFGQGVPPAPGCDQEPGQCLNTPACTSCVPDINYWVVSSRCCPQKSNCCCPSCEFDVYHSAEAGQVTEQSMESMLQSLDPNAPICIMVHGSLVKWEDVLLDSYNTYLWLKAAAPQKPLNVIFFSWPSDDTPTKIIPVDVHILGKRAEFNGHYLAQLIAALPPHHQISLLGHSHGARLVASTMHLIGGGSIQGISLSDCGIHICCHCRHFRIVFAAAAFNHNWLNPGERYGCGLNCTDCLVNLRNHKDRVLLLYPVLAPASRRALARTGFTWMDRRKLGEDTNRVNDIDVSDCVGAGHMFPNYYSHPEIAETIVPAIYFSN
- a CDS encoding RNA polymerase sigma factor; its protein translation is MATGNDGKLAPEIVHQLFETHAGELRAFLTGMLRDHDLADEAFQLTFSKALQSGGQSREETRKGWLFRVAYHEAMALIRRNKIHRKSLNDLCQMTSGSLNESPDQRLLDQEHQEQIRQALASLPENQRVVVIARIYENRTFKEISEELEIPLGTVLTRMRLAIKTLSRQLDPPSHES